Proteins from one Comamonas flocculans genomic window:
- a CDS encoding relaxase/mobilization nuclease domain-containing protein, with protein MSDRRDDDFRVRPNPPKAPKNRGKGQGQSFVSKVLKQAGKASSGKSTVRRPASARGTGQRPGSRLGRGHTVARFAGAKLTPMSRRMTIKTLLVNHQRASPQSLAKHLRYVERDGAGRDGEPGRAYGPQADEADLDAFKERCTDDRHHFRFIVSPEDGGELDDLRTYTRHLVNRMEADLGIRLDWVAVDHWNTDNPHTHLIVRGRDDTGKDLIIAGDYIAHGFRHRAAELATEWLGPRTELEIQQTLQREVEQERWTSLDRTLQREAGDDGLVHVEHLNEPRLQRQRLLLIGRLQRLQRLGLADETQPGTWAVHADAEKTLRALGERGDIIRTMQRAMRGEPRELAVFEPGDDGRTILGRVAAKGLADELRDRGYLVIDGVDGKAHYVALNARDELANYPAGAVVEVKGSADVRAADRNIAALASDGLYRTDHHLAIAQGQAVPGRDPQEVVAAHVRRLEALRRAAIVERVAEGLWKVPGDLPEQGRRYDAQRLGGVAVELKSHLPIERQARVIGATWLDQQLIGGGSGLGDLGFGAEAKQAMQQRADFLAEQGLAERRGQRVILARNLLGTLRNRELAQAAKDIATETGLEHRLVADGQRVAGIYRRSVMLASGRYAMLDDGMGFSLVPWKPVIEQRLGQQLAATVRSGGVSWEIGRQRGVSLG; from the coding sequence ATGAGCGACCGCCGCGACGACGATTTCCGGGTGCGCCCGAACCCTCCAAAGGCCCCGAAGAACCGGGGCAAGGGCCAGGGACAGAGCTTCGTTTCCAAGGTGCTCAAGCAGGCAGGCAAGGCCAGCAGCGGCAAGTCCACGGTGCGCCGCCCAGCATCGGCGCGAGGCACCGGCCAGCGCCCCGGCTCGCGCCTCGGGCGCGGCCACACGGTGGCGCGTTTCGCGGGCGCGAAGCTGACGCCCATGTCGCGGCGCATGACCATCAAGACGCTGCTGGTCAATCACCAGCGGGCCAGCCCGCAATCGCTCGCCAAGCATCTGCGCTATGTTGAGCGCGACGGCGCGGGCCGCGATGGCGAACCGGGCCGGGCCTACGGGCCACAGGCCGACGAAGCCGACCTGGACGCCTTCAAGGAACGCTGCACCGATGACCGCCACCATTTCCGCTTCATCGTTTCCCCGGAAGACGGGGGCGAGCTGGACGACCTGCGCACCTACACCCGGCATCTGGTGAACCGCATGGAAGCCGACCTGGGCATACGGCTGGATTGGGTGGCGGTCGATCACTGGAATACCGACAACCCGCACACCCACCTGATCGTGCGCGGGCGCGACGACACCGGCAAAGACCTCATCATCGCGGGCGACTACATCGCCCACGGCTTCCGCCATCGCGCCGCCGAACTGGCGACGGAGTGGCTGGGGCCGCGCACCGAACTGGAGATTCAGCAGACCTTGCAGCGCGAGGTGGAGCAAGAGCGGTGGACGAGCCTGGATCGCACCTTGCAGCGCGAGGCCGGCGACGATGGCCTTGTGCATGTGGAACACCTCAACGAACCCCGGCTGCAACGCCAGCGCCTGCTGCTGATCGGCCGCCTGCAACGCTTGCAGCGCCTGGGCCTGGCCGACGAGACGCAGCCGGGCACCTGGGCCGTCCATGCCGATGCGGAGAAGACCCTGCGCGCCTTGGGCGAGCGTGGCGACATCATCCGCACCATGCAGCGGGCCATGCGCGGCGAGCCGCGCGAGCTGGCGGTGTTCGAGCCTGGCGACGATGGCCGAACCATCCTCGGGCGCGTGGCCGCGAAAGGACTGGCCGACGAGCTGCGCGACCGCGGCTATCTGGTCATCGACGGCGTGGACGGCAAGGCGCACTACGTCGCGCTCAACGCCCGCGACGAGCTGGCGAACTATCCGGCCGGGGCCGTGGTGGAGGTGAAGGGATCGGCCGACGTGCGCGCTGCCGACAGGAACATCGCCGCGCTGGCGAGCGATGGCCTGTACCGCACCGACCACCACCTCGCCATCGCGCAGGGCCAGGCCGTCCCCGGACGCGACCCGCAGGAGGTCGTGGCCGCCCATGTCCGCCGTCTGGAAGCCCTGCGCCGCGCGGCCATCGTGGAGCGCGTGGCCGAAGGGCTATGGAAGGTGCCGGGCGACCTGCCCGAGCAGGGCCGCCGCTACGACGCGCAGCGCCTGGGCGGCGTGGCCGTGGAGCTGAAATCGCACCTGCCTATCGAGCGGCAGGCGCGCGTGATCGGCGCCACTTGGCTGGACCAGCAGTTGATCGGCGGCGGCTCGGGCCTGGGCGACCTGGGCTTTGGTGCGGAGGCCAAGCAGGCGATGCAGCAGCGCGCCGACTTCCTGGCAGAGCAGGGGTTGGCCGAGCGGCGCGGACAGCGCGTGATCCTGGCGCGCAACCTGCTGGGCACGCTGCGCAACCGGGAGCTGGCCCAGGCCGCGAAGGACATTGCCACCGAAACGGGTCTGGAGCACCGGCTCGTGGCCGACGGGCAGCGCGTGGCGGGCATCTACCGGCGCAGCGTCATGCTCGCCAGCGGGCGCTACGCAATGCTCGATGACGGCATGGGTTTCTCGCTGGTGCCGTGGAAACCGGTGATCGAGCAGCGGCTGGGCCAGCAGCTTGCCGCCACGGTGCGCAGTGGCGGGGTGTCGTGGGAAATCGGGCGGCAGCGTGGGGTTTCTTTGGGATAG
- a CDS encoding chromosome partitioning protein ParB: MTEKQPPNHKRTGKRVGIGTRPPANPHAEAWIRQGDADALNRGDLYTARLTLDITPAMRALIKVSAFTQGVTVADLLRALLEREFPEKTP, from the coding sequence ATGACAGAGAAGCAGCCACCCAACCACAAACGCACGGGCAAGCGCGTCGGCATCGGCACACGTCCGCCCGCGAATCCACACGCCGAGGCGTGGATTCGGCAAGGCGACGCCGATGCACTCAACAGAGGCGACCTCTACACGGCCCGCCTGACCCTCGACATCACGCCCGCGATGCGCGCCCTCATCAAGGTGTCGGCGTTCACGCAAGGCGTGACCGTGGCCGACCTGTTGCGCGCGCTGCTGGAACGCGAGTTCCCGGAGAAGACCCCATGA
- a CDS encoding DUF2840 domain-containing protein, producing MNAQLSATTAAPPPSFAVRAGLGSAAPLTRVSLAYIEQRIDLYLRFGEPARIVRLDRWRRVAVFLPNAMFCRIRWQANDYGTIRWQLMVMQACTPLDAAQRIPGVQPGARLLLRAEGERAVRAVLERIDSIEALCIAPADASPAYWRTLANRLAARLPLPEYTAERHAAWLAGKVLS from the coding sequence ATGAATGCGCAACTCTCGGCGACCACGGCTGCGCCGCCGCCATCGTTCGCGGTGCGCGCCGGTCTGGGCAGCGCCGCGCCATTGACCCGCGTTTCGCTCGCCTACATCGAGCAGCGCATCGACCTGTATCTGCGCTTCGGCGAACCGGCGCGCATCGTCCGGCTCGACCGCTGGCGGCGCGTGGCGGTGTTTCTGCCGAACGCGATGTTCTGCCGCATCCGCTGGCAGGCCAACGACTACGGCACGATCCGCTGGCAGCTCATGGTGATGCAAGCCTGCACACCGCTGGACGCGGCGCAGCGCATCCCCGGCGTGCAGCCGGGCGCGCGCCTGCTGCTGCGCGCCGAAGGTGAAAGAGCCGTGCGCGCCGTGCTGGAACGCATCGACAGTATCGAAGCGCTCTGCATCGCGCCCGCTGACGCTTCACCCGCGTACTGGCGCACGCTCGCCAACCGGCTCGCCGCGCGCCTGCCGCTGCCCGAATACACCGCCGAGCGGCACGCCGCCTGGCTCGCCGGGAAGGTGCTGTCATGA
- a CDS encoding S26 family signal peptidase, which produces MTASTSTASTTGAAPRHRSRLRARIVVATLAALGLAALAWAAFVSPLPRLTYNPSDSVAVGWYRIDPFDPRTASLPRPLSVDSIVLVPLPATAAALAAQRGYLPVRVPLLKRVGAVAPQHVCIVAGQVRIDGVPVAAVLPADRLGRALPSLPLCRRLESGELFLLSVTNPASFDGRYFGPVRASAVIGVAHPVWLEKRP; this is translated from the coding sequence ATGACCGCTTCGACCAGCACAGCCAGCACTACGGGCGCCGCGCCGCGTCATCGCTCACGCCTGCGCGCTCGCATCGTCGTGGCGACACTGGCCGCTCTCGGCCTCGCTGCGCTGGCCTGGGCGGCTTTCGTGTCGCCGCTGCCGCGCCTGACCTACAACCCGTCCGACAGCGTGGCAGTCGGCTGGTATCGCATCGACCCATTCGACCCGCGCACCGCCTCGCTGCCACGTCCGTTGTCCGTGGACAGCATCGTGCTGGTGCCGCTACCGGCCACGGCCGCCGCGCTCGCTGCGCAGCGCGGCTACCTGCCGGTGCGCGTGCCACTGCTCAAACGTGTGGGCGCGGTCGCGCCGCAACACGTTTGCATCGTCGCCGGTCAGGTACGCATCGACGGCGTGCCGGTGGCCGCCGTGCTGCCCGCCGACCGGCTGGGTCGGGCACTGCCGTCCTTGCCGCTTTGCCGCCGCCTCGAATCGGGCGAGCTGTTCCTGTTGAGCGTGACCAATCCGGCGTCGTTCGATGGCCGGTACTTCGGGCCGGTGCGCGCATCCGCCGTGATCGGCGTCGCGCACCCGGTCTGGCTGGAGAAGCGCCCATGA
- a CDS encoding helix-turn-helix transcriptional regulator encodes MRPAPLRPAATVSTAAAQPQRYLTNDEAAEYLRLSPRTLEKQRVIGGGPRFRKFGRRVMYAVADLDAWAADRSFETTSDPEYAEQHSADSRAR; translated from the coding sequence ATGCGACCCGCTCCTTTACGGCCTGCCGCCACTGTCTCGACCGCTGCCGCGCAGCCGCAGCGTTATCTCACCAACGACGAAGCCGCCGAGTACCTGCGCCTGTCGCCGCGCACGCTGGAAAAGCAGCGCGTGATCGGCGGCGGCCCGCGCTTTCGGAAGTTCGGCCGTCGCGTCATGTACGCCGTGGCCGACCTCGACGCCTGGGCTGCCGACCGCAGTTTCGAGACGACTTCCGATCCCGAGTACGCCGAGCAGCACTCGGCCGATAGCCGTGCGCGCTGA
- the parA gene encoding ParA family partition ATPase: MIVALLNQKGGVGKTTLATHIAGELALRGQQVILLDADPQGSSLDWTQRRSQQGLPRLFSAVGLARETLHQEAPELARRADHVVIDGPPRIAALARSALLAAERVLIPVQPSPYDVWASAEMVALIREAQVFRPALRAAFVINRRVSTTIIGREARQSLAEQPLPALRSEVHQRIVFADSVAAGRLARETAPDSAAAREITALMDELLRWPT; the protein is encoded by the coding sequence ATGATCGTCGCGCTGCTCAACCAGAAAGGCGGCGTAGGCAAGACCACACTCGCCACGCACATCGCCGGTGAACTCGCCCTGCGCGGTCAACAGGTGATCCTGCTTGATGCCGATCCGCAGGGTTCATCGCTGGACTGGACGCAGCGCCGCAGCCAGCAGGGCTTGCCACGGTTGTTCAGCGCCGTGGGCCTTGCACGCGAAACGCTGCACCAGGAAGCGCCAGAACTCGCCAGGCGGGCCGATCACGTCGTCATCGACGGGCCACCGCGCATCGCCGCCCTGGCGCGCTCCGCGCTGCTGGCGGCCGAGCGCGTGCTGATCCCGGTGCAACCCAGCCCCTATGACGTGTGGGCCAGCGCCGAGATGGTGGCGCTGATCCGCGAGGCGCAGGTGTTCCGGCCTGCGCTGCGCGCGGCCTTCGTCATCAACCGGCGCGTCAGCACCACCATCATCGGCCGCGAGGCACGGCAATCGCTGGCCGAACAGCCCCTTCCTGCGCTGCGCTCGGAAGTGCATCAGCGCATCGTATTCGCCGACAGCGTGGCCGCTGGCCGACTTGCACGCGAGACGGCACCCGACAGCGCCGCCGCCCGCGAAATCACCGCCCTGATGGACGAACTGCTGCGGTGGCCGACATGA
- a CDS encoding replication initiator protein A, which yields MSSPALPSRQRPSQEREQLDLFRALPGDMAPRDSQDLMAFPFFSLAKSRRVAPIDFRAGNVTIRVEGTAEHGIATIWDADVLIWAASQIVEARDAGLRPSRLMQATPYEILRYIGRGTSLRDYQRLKAALDRLQSTTVATSIRETTGRRLHRFSWVNEWRELADARGVPLGIELILPDWFYAGVMDAALVLTIDPAYFRLTGGIERWLYRLVRKHGGRQQHGWQFDFRHLYRKSGSTAKPYDFACDLRALVARQSLPGYVLGIERMPDSGAELLTFRPVPHTARG from the coding sequence ATGTCCAGCCCCGCGTTGCCATCCCGGCAGCGGCCCTCGCAGGAGCGCGAACAGCTCGACCTGTTCCGCGCGTTGCCGGGCGACATGGCGCCGCGCGACAGCCAGGACTTGATGGCCTTTCCGTTCTTCTCGCTGGCGAAGTCGCGGCGCGTTGCGCCGATCGACTTCCGGGCGGGCAACGTCACGATCCGCGTGGAGGGCACTGCCGAGCACGGCATCGCCACGATTTGGGATGCGGACGTGTTGATATGGGCAGCCTCGCAGATCGTGGAAGCCCGCGACGCGGGCCTGCGGCCGTCGCGGCTGATGCAGGCCACGCCCTACGAGATCCTGCGCTACATCGGCCGCGGCACGTCGCTGCGCGACTACCAGCGCCTCAAGGCGGCCTTGGATCGCCTGCAATCGACCACGGTGGCCACGTCCATCCGCGAGACGACCGGACGCCGCCTGCACCGCTTCTCATGGGTGAACGAATGGCGCGAGCTGGCCGATGCCCGAGGCGTGCCGCTGGGTATCGAGCTGATCCTGCCCGACTGGTTCTATGCGGGGGTGATGGATGCCGCCCTGGTGCTGACCATCGACCCGGCGTATTTCCGGCTGACCGGCGGCATCGAGCGATGGTTGTACCGGCTGGTGCGCAAGCACGGCGGGCGGCAGCAACACGGCTGGCAGTTCGATTTCCGACACCTGTATCGGAAATCCGGCAGCACCGCCAAGCCCTACGACTTCGCCTGCGACTTGCGCGCGCTCGTCGCGCGGCAGTCGCTGCCCGGTTACGTCCTGGGCATCGAGCGGATGCCGGACAGCGGCGCCGAGCTGCTGACCTTCCGGCCCGTGCCGCATACGGCACGGGGATAA